The DNA window CACCGATGGCCGGCATGACGACCGCGTGCTGCTGTATGAAATCTATGACGATGCCGCCGCTTTCGACGCGCATCTGGCCAGCGCTCACTTCAAGGCTTTCGATGCCGAGGTGACGCCGTGGATCCTGTCGAAGAAGGTCGAGTTGCTGGACGGCCCTCTGTGAAGCGCGGGCTGGCCATCGGCGCGGGCTATTTCAGCCAGTTCCACTTCGACGCCTGGGCGCGGGTGGAAGGGGCCGGGATCGTCGCCCTGTGCGACAGCGATCCGCGGTGCGCGCATTCTATGGCGCAGCGTTTCGGCATTCCTGCTTATGGCGACGATCTGGCCGCGCTGATCGAGCGTGAAAAGCCCGATTTTCTCGACATCATCACCCCGCCGCAGACCCATGCCGAGATCGTGCGCATGGCGGCGGAGCGCGGCATTGCCGTGTTGTGCCAGAAGCCGCTGGCGCCCGATTTCGCGCAGGCGCAGACCATCGTGGCCATGGCCGAGCAGGCGGGCATCCTGTTCATGGCGCATGACAATTTCCGCTTTCAGCCGTGGCATCGCGAAATCAGGCGCCAGATCGATGCCGGGCGCATCGGCGCGCTTCAGGCGATCCATTGCCGCACCCGTCTGGGCGATGGCTGGGGGCAGGATGCCTATCTCTCGCGCCAGCCTTATTTTCGCGAGATGCCGCGTTTTCTGGTGCATGAGACCGGCGTGCATATCCTCGATGTCTTCCGTTTTCTGGGCGGGGAGATCACGCGGGTCATGGCCCGGCTGGACCGTCTCAACCCGGTGATCGCGGGCGAGGACAAGGCGCTGGTGCTATGCGATTTCGCCAATGGCGCCACCGGCCTGTGGGACGCCGACCGCTATCACCCGGCCGAGGCGGACGACCCGCGCTATACCTTTGGAGCGTTCCGCGTCGAGGGGAGCGAGGGCACGCTGGTGCTTGCCGAGGATGGCGATCTGCGCGCCATCTCGCCTCAAGGACAGGTAGAGGCCGTGCCGTATCATCATGAGAAAAAGGGCTTTGCGGGCGATTGCGTCTACCACACGCTGGCCCATTTCACCCGAGCCCTGGCCGATCGGCAGCCGCATGAGCTGACCGGAGCGGACTATCTGCGCACGCTGGCGCTGGTCGAGGCCGTTTACGCAAGCCACGAAACACAATCATGGAGAGATGCAGGATGACCAAATTCATGAACAACCGGCGCGATGTCTTGCGACTGATGGGGACGGGCAGCGCCGTCATGCTGGCAGGCTTTCCCACCGTTCCAGCCTTTGCCGCCGCATCCGCGCGCTCGACGGTGGTCGATGTTGTCGGTGATGCTTTCCATATCAACGGCAAGCTGACCTATCCCGGTCGTGTGTATCGCGGCTCGAAGATCGAGGGGCTGCTCTTCACCTCGCGCATGGTGAATTGTATTGCCAATGACCAGAACCCGGAGACGCGCGGCATGTGGGCCTATCGCGACGGCCCCTGGGATCCCGAGCGCAACACCAATGAGTTCATTGCCGCCCTGCCGCTCTATCGCGCCCATGGGCTGACCTCTGTGGCTTTCAACATTCAGGGCGGCAGCCCGATGGGCTATGGCTGGCATCAGCCCTGGCAGATGAGCGGCTATACCGCTGACGGCCAACTGCTCCCCGATTACCGCGATCGCCTGATCCGTGTGCTCGATGCCCTTGATGCCGCTGGCATGGTGGCCATTCTGGGGCTGTTCTACATTGCGGCGAAACCGGCGCTCAAGGATGAGGCGGCTGTGTTGCGCGCCGCTGATGAGGTGATCGATCTGGTCTGCCAGAAGGGCTATACCCATGTGCTGATCGAGGTCGGCAATGAGGTGGATCTTGCCCCCTGGGCGCATGACATCATCAAGCCTGCCCGCGCACATGAGCTGGTCAGTCGCATTCAGACCCGCAGCAAGGGCAAGATCCGCAACCGGCAGGGGCGGCTCCAGGTCAGCACCAGCATACTCTGGCACTCGCAAATTCCGGCCAAGCTGCTGGAAAGCGTGGATTACGTGCTGTTCCATGGCAATGCGATGGCCACGCCCGACAGCCTGCGCAGCCGCGCCAAGGACATTCGCGCGATGCCCGGCTACCATGGCCAGCCTCTGCTGATCAATGAGGACGATCATTTCGATTTCGAGAAGTTCGACAATGACCTGAATGCCGCGGTGCAGGAATATGTCGGCTGGGGCTATTTCGATTACCGCCAGATCACAGAGCCCTTCGAGGATGGCTATCAGAGCCTGCCGGTGGATTGGGGCATCAATTCCGCGCGCAAGAAAGGGTTCTTCAACGCCCTTGCGGAGATCACCGGTACAACAAAGGCTTAGGCGGACACCTTCCTCCGGATGTTTGCCGGTGCCGAGATTGTGAAGGTGACCCATGGGGGTCTTGAGGTCGCCCGCGTCGACCTGGGTTTCAAGCGGACGTGGCTTTTGCCATATCAGCGGGATAGAGGGGCACGACACGCTCTCACATAGTGACTTTCCTTGTTATCCGGAATCGACGACAAGGAGACCATGTTGCGCACCCTTTATCCCCCCATCGAACCCTATGAAACCGGTATGCTCGACGTGGGCGACGGCCACAGCCTCTACTATGAGCGCTGCGGCACGCCGGGTGCCAAGCCGGCTGTCTTTCTGCACGGCGGGCCGGGCGGAGGCATTTCACCCAGCCATCGCTGTCTGTTCGATCCAGCGCTTTACGACGTTCTGTTGTTCGACCAGCGCGGCTGCGGAAAATCCGCCCCTCACGCCGGGCTTGAGGCGAACACGACCTGGCATCTGGTGGCCGACATCGAGCGGCTGCGGGTCTTGGCCGGCGTCGATCAATGGCTGGTCTTCGGCGGCTCCTGGGGCTCGACGCTGGCGCTCACCTATGCGCAAGCCCATGCCGATCGCGTGACGGAACTGGTCCTGCGCGGCATCTACATGTGCACGGGGCCGGAACTGAACTGGTTCTACCAATTCGGCGTCTCGGAGATGTTCCCTGATAAATATGAGCGCTTCCTCTCCCCCATTCCGCAGGCCGAGCGTGGAGATATGTTGACTGCCTATCATCGCCGCCTGACGACGGGGGTGCTGGAGGATCAGATCGCCGCCGCCCGCGCATGGAGCCTGTTCGAAGGCGAGACCATCACCCTGCTCCCGGACCCCGAGACGACGGCCCAGCATGACAATGGCCATTTCGCTCTCGCCTTCGCGCGTCTCGAAACCCATTATTTTGTCAACGACTGCTGGCTTCAGCCGGGTCAACTGTTGCGCGATGCGGAGAAACTGCGGTCGATTCCCGGAACCATCGTCCATGGCCGCTACGACATGCCTTGCCCGGCCCGCTATGCCTGGGCGCTCCATAAGGCATGGCCCGAGGCGGACTTTCATCTGATTGAGGGCGCGGGCCACGCTTTCTCCGAGCCGGGCATTCTGGATCGATTGATACGGGCGACCGACCGTTACGCAGGTAAGCCCGAGGAAGCCTGACCTGATCGCAGTGCCTGCAGCAGGGCCGCACCGGATCCGGGGCAGCCTCGCTGTCAAGGTTCCAGGATCATCGCAGCCCCGCCCGAACCGGCCAGATCAAGCGCAAGAGCCCCATGGACCGCGCGCGCTTCCTTCACCGTTTCGCGCGGCGTGGCACCATCACGCCAGAGCGTCATGTGAAACGCTGCCCCCAAAAGATCGAGCGGCAGGCTGATGCTGCGCGCCTCATGGTTGTTCAGCACGCCGACATACCAGCGCTTCCCCTTCCGACGGGCGATGGCGACATAATCCCCCACCTGCCCACCCAGAAAGCGGGTTTCGTCCCAGATAGTGGGCACGCCGCGGATAAAGTCCAGCCCCTGCGGGCTCTCGGCATAGGCATCCGGGCTGTCCGCAAGGCTGGCGAAGGGGCTTTCATAGGCCACATACAGCGCCAGCCCATGGGCCCGCGTGGTCTGAACGAAAGGCCGGTCATTGCGCGGCACGAAATCGGCGGGCGCCACATTGTTGAAGCCGCCGGGCGTATAATCCATCGGCCCCAGCAGACCGCGCGTATAGGCGAGCATCACATTGTGGTCGGCGGTGACGCGGCGGCTCCATTTGTTGTATTCCGCGCCCATAACCCCTTCCTGTGTCAGGAAATTGGGATAGGCGCGCGTCAGGCCACGCGGCACATAGGCGCCATGCAGATCGACCATCAGATGATGGCGCGCGGCCGCTTCCAGCAGGCGGTGATACCAGTCGACCATGGCCTGATCGTCGCGGTCCATGAAATCGACCTTGATCCCGGCGATCCCCATCGCGGCATATTGCGCCAGCGCAGCCTCCATATTGGCGTCCAGCGCGCGCCAGTTGAACCACAGCCACAGGCGGACATGCTTTTTCGCGCCATAGTCGATCAGCGCGGGCAGATCGATGGCCGGGTTCCAATGCATCATATCGGCGCCGGGGCGAACCTCGCCCGCGCCGCCCGCGCCCTGATACCAGCCTTCGTCGATCAAGCTGTAGGGCAGGCCGTTGGCGGCGGCGAAATCGATGAAGGCTTTGGCCGTT is part of the Novosphingobium sp. genome and encodes:
- a CDS encoding glycoside hydrolase family 97 protein — protein: MKRAFHALPLMALAFATPALAQSLDVASPDGHNRIRLSVDAQGQPLWSAERDGQQVIEASPLGLTLAEGPLATGLTVTGSEATAGEDRYAIIAGKAASAADRYRALSIQLVEKDGARRALTVELRAYNDGVAFRTILPVQPQIVAPIIREERSEFRVAPGSHCWGFNIGSFGKSHEGEYEPVDPAKARPHNLFDLPMLCESNGKALAITEAGLADYAGLALTGRGDGGPGFAAKLSPALDDPRIAVRGKVGSPLASPWRLIMLGDKAGDLIPSTLVTSLAEPSRVAQTDWIKPGLSAWDWWNGPSLKSVAKAGTNTETAKAFIDFAAANGLPYSLIDEGWYQGAGGAGEVRPGADMMHWNPAIDLPALIDYGAKKHVRLWLWFNWRALDANMEAALAQYAAMGIAGIKVDFMDRDDQAMVDWYHRLLEAAARHHLMVDLHGAYVPRGLTRAYPNFLTQEGVMGAEYNKWSRRVTADHNVMLAYTRGLLGPMDYTPGGFNNVAPADFVPRNDRPFVQTTRAHGLALYVAYESPFASLADSPDAYAESPQGLDFIRGVPTIWDETRFLGGQVGDYVAIARRKGKRWYVGVLNNHEARSISLPLDLLGAAFHMTLWRDGATPRETVKEARAVHGALALDLAGSGGAAMILEP
- a CDS encoding putative quinol monooxygenase yields the protein MIVWVEFVVMAQHRAAFLERVLGQARDSMALEPACQRFDVATDGRHDDRVLLYEIYDDAAAFDAHLASAHFKAFDAEVTPWILSKKVELLDGPL
- the pip gene encoding prolyl aminopeptidase, whose amino-acid sequence is MLRTLYPPIEPYETGMLDVGDGHSLYYERCGTPGAKPAVFLHGGPGGGISPSHRCLFDPALYDVLLFDQRGCGKSAPHAGLEANTTWHLVADIERLRVLAGVDQWLVFGGSWGSTLALTYAQAHADRVTELVLRGIYMCTGPELNWFYQFGVSEMFPDKYERFLSPIPQAERGDMLTAYHRRLTTGVLEDQIAAARAWSLFEGETITLLPDPETTAQHDNGHFALAFARLETHYFVNDCWLQPGQLLRDAEKLRSIPGTIVHGRYDMPCPARYAWALHKAWPEADFHLIEGAGHAFSEPGILDRLIRATDRYAGKPEEA
- a CDS encoding Gfo/Idh/MocA family oxidoreductase → MKRGLAIGAGYFSQFHFDAWARVEGAGIVALCDSDPRCAHSMAQRFGIPAYGDDLAALIEREKPDFLDIITPPQTHAEIVRMAAERGIAVLCQKPLAPDFAQAQTIVAMAEQAGILFMAHDNFRFQPWHREIRRQIDAGRIGALQAIHCRTRLGDGWGQDAYLSRQPYFREMPRFLVHETGVHILDVFRFLGGEITRVMARLDRLNPVIAGEDKALVLCDFANGATGLWDADRYHPAEADDPRYTFGAFRVEGSEGTLVLAEDGDLRAISPQGQVEAVPYHHEKKGFAGDCVYHTLAHFTRALADRQPHELTGADYLRTLALVEAVYASHETQSWRDAG